TCTTTTACATTTCCCATTTTTTTTATTTGCTGAAGTTGTGCATAAAAGTCATCAAGATTAAATTGATTTTTTGCAATTTTCTTCTGAAGTTTTTGTGCTTCCTCAACATCATACTGTTCCTGTGCCCGCTCAACAAGTGATACAATATCGCCCATGCCGAGTATTCTGTCTGCCATGCGTTCGGGATAGAAAATATCTATTGCATCAACCTTTTCACCTGTACTTACAAATTTTACAGGTTTATTCACAATGCTTTTTATTGTGAGTGCGGCACCGCCTCTTGTATCGCCATCCAATTTTGTCAAAACAACTCCGTCGTAATCGAGTTTGTCGTTAAATGCCTTTGCGGTATTAACAGCATCCTGACCTGTCATTGCGTCAACAACAAATAATATTTCATGTGGATTCAAAGCTCTTTTAAGAGCTGCAATTTCATTCATCATTTCTTCATCAATAGCCAAACGACCAGCAGTATCAACAATTACAGTGCTTATTCCGAATTCCTTTGCATGAGAAACCGCTGCTTTTGCAATTCCGACAGGGTCTTTGCTTTCATCTTTAGAAAAAACTTCAACATCAATCTGTTCGCCTAAAACTTTTAACTGCTCAATGGCTGCCGGACGATAAACGTCGCAGGCAGCAAGCAAAACAGTTTTTCCTTTTTTTGATTTCAGGTAATTTGCAAGTTTTGCCGAAAATGTAGTTTTTCCCGAACCCTGCAATCCTGCAATTAAAATTATGGCAGGCGTTCCTTTAATATTGATATCGGTTTTTTCACTGCCCATCAATGATACAAGTTCATCATGAACAATTTTAATCATCAATTGCCCGGGCGAAACTGCTGTGAGAACATTCTGTCCTAATGCCTTTTCCTTAACTTCTTCGGTAAAAGTTTTTGCAATTTTATAATTAACATCCGCATCAATCAATGCTTTTCGGACTTCTTTCAGCGTTTCGGCAATATTTATTTCGGTGATTTTCCCTTGCCCTTTTAAAATTTTAAAAGCCCTGTCAAGCTTGTCACTTAAATTATCGAACATATTTGAAAATATTTAAAATATTCTGTAAAATTATAAAATAAAGTGAAAGCTAAAAAATAAATTTTAGAATTGAGAATTTAAAAATTGGAAGATTAAAAGATTTAAGAATTACGAGATATGATTAAGAGGTGCTATGATTAAAATTTATGAATTTACAAAAAAAATATCGAACATCGAATACAGAATGTCGAATTTCGAAGTTTTTTATTAATGACCAATGAATAGTGGCTATTGTTTAGCATCCCAGGTATCTTGCTATAACTAATCTTTGTATTTCGGATGTACCTTCACCAATTTGTAAAAGACGCTGGTCGCGATAGAAACGTTCGATATCGTAATCTTTCATCAAGCCGTATCCACCGTGGATTTGAACGGCTTCATCGGCAACTTCTTTTGCAATTTCAGAGCAATAAAGTTTTGACATTGCTGCTTCCATTGCGAATGGCTTATTATTATCTCTCAGCCAGCATGCTTTGTAAAGTAGATTTCTTGCTAATTCCACTTTCATTGCCATGTCGGCAAGTTTGAATGCAACTGCCTGCTGCTTGCAAATGGGCTTTCCGAATTGAACTCTTTCTTTTGAATATTGCAATGCGAGTTCAAACGCTCCCTGTGCTAATCCAAGTCCCATGGCACCAATAGCCAATCTTCCGCAATCGAGTGTGCTGAGCATGATTTTGGAACCCTGCCCCCTTTCACCAAGGAGGTTTTCTTCGGGAACTTTGCAATCGTCGAAATACAATTCAGCAGTATTTGAAGCTCTCCACATCATTTTATCGTGCATAACTTTAGCAGTAAAACCAGGAGTTCCGTTTTCAACAATAATTACAGAAAATTCTTTTTCTCCTTTTTTATCAGTGCCGCTTACAACCTGAACAATAGAGCCAAGTGTTATTTCGGATGATGCATTTGTAATAAAAATTTTAGAACCATTGATAGTCCATTTGCCATCTTCGAGTTTGGCAATGGTTTTTGTTCCCCTTGAATCGGAACCTGCATTAGGTTCGGTAAGACCAAATCCGAACAAGTGTTGACCTGAACAAAGTTTGGGTAAATATTTTTTCTTGTGTTTTTCATTTCCGAAGTAATAAATCGGATTCATGCCGAGGGAATTGCCTGCTGCAACAGTTACTGCCTGGGAACTGTCAACTCTTGCCAACTCTTCAACTGCAATTATGTATGAAAGATAATCTAATCCCTGTCCGCCGTATTCCTGTGAAACAATCATACCAAACAAACCGATTTCTCCCATTTTTTTTGTGAGTTCGACAGAGAATTTTTGATTGTCGTCAAGTTCCCTTGCCAGAGGTTTAATTTCACGTTCAGCAAAATCTCTTACGCTTTCTCTGATAAGATTATGTTCTTCTTTTAAAATATACATATTTTAAAATATTTAATAATTTCATAAATAAAAAGGAAAAAATATAATAAACCTGACAGGTTTTTTTTTCAAAACCTGTCAGAGTTTATTTTCAGAAAAAATTATATTCCTACATCAGGAACAAATTTATAGGCATACATTATCATACCTGTTTTTCCGTCTTCGTTCATGCGGCGGAACTTGGCAATAAGCTTATCTCCTGTTTTCAGTTCTTCAGGATTGCAATCGGTAATTTGTGCCAGTATTTTTGTTCCGTCATCAAGTTCAACTATTCCAACAGCGTACGGAGCAAGGTCACTAAAGCCCTCAGGTGCTGTTCTTATAATAGTATGAGTAAAGAGTTTCCCTTTTCCTGAGAGTTTGTATTTTGTAAACTCCCGGGATTTACAGTCGGGACAGATGATTCTTGCAGGGAATAGAACTTTCCCGCATTTGGAGCATTTCACTCCTTCCATTCTGTATCTTTCGGGCGTTTCACGCCAATGTCTTGCTACTTCCATTTATTTTGCCTCCAATATATGAATTACACAACTACCGCCGGAACCTCCCATGTTTTGCGTCAGGGCTGTTTTGGCATTTTTAATTTGACGCTTTCCTGCTTTACCGCGCAATTGTAATACGGCTTCGCATACTTGTGCTACACCGGTTGCGCCTACAGGATGTCCTTTTGATTTTAATCCGCCTGATGGATTTATCGGGAATTTACCGGTTAACGATGTTAATCCGGAAACAGTTGCGGGACCGCTTTGTCCGGGTTCAACTATTCCTAATGCTTCAATCACCATTAATTCGGCTATTGTAAAACAATCATGCACTTCAGCGAAGTTAATATCTCTGATGGTTTTGCCTGCCATCTTCAATGCACGTTGTCCTGCTAACTCAATAGCATCAAGTTTCAGAATGTCTCTTCGCTGACAAAGCTGAATTGTATCAGTTGCTACGCCTATTCCGCTAATCACCACTAATGGTTGCTTGCCGAGTTTCTTTGCTTCATCAACCGTTGTGATGAGAACAGCGGCTGCACCATCCGTAACAGGTGAGCAATCGAACAAACGTAAAGGGTCAGCTACCATTGCTGATTTAAGAACCGTATCCTTTGTAATTTCCATTGGAAATTGCGAATGAGGATTCAATGCACCGTTGCGATGATTTTTCACTGCAACTTCTGCAAGCTGGTCTCTAGTTGTTCCGTATTTTTCCATGTGAGCTTTTGCCATTAATGCATACAAGCCCGGAAAATTTATTCCGTGAAATGCTTCATAATCTCCATCGGCAGCGGTTGCAAGTGCATGAGTTGCCTGATTTCCGTCAACATCATTCATTTTTTCAACGCCGAGAGCGAGAACATAATCCGACATTCCTGATGCCACTTCCATGAATGCTGAACGCACAGCCATTCCTCCCGAAGCGCATGCAGATTCAACACGTACTGCAGGTGTTCCGAGTCGTCCCATATAGTCAGGGATTAAACTTGACAGATGTTCCTGTCCGTTAAACAAACCACCCGACATGCAGCCGATAGTGATTGAATCAATCCTGTCGGTTCCTGCATCACTCAAGCAGTTTAAAGCAGCTTCAACAGCGATATCTCTGAGTGATTTTTCCCAGAGTTCGCCGAATTTGGTCATTCCAATACCAATAATTGCTATATCTCTCATATCTTTTTCCTCCTAT
This region of Bacteroidales bacterium genomic DNA includes:
- the ffh gene encoding signal recognition particle protein, which encodes MFDNLSDKLDRAFKILKGQGKITEINIAETLKEVRKALIDADVNYKIAKTFTEEVKEKALGQNVLTAVSPGQLMIKIVHDELVSLMGSEKTDINIKGTPAIILIAGLQGSGKTTFSAKLANYLKSKKGKTVLLAACDVYRPAAIEQLKVLGEQIDVEVFSKDESKDPVGIAKAAVSHAKEFGISTVIVDTAGRLAIDEEMMNEIAALKRALNPHEILFVVDAMTGQDAVNTAKAFNDKLDYDGVVLTKLDGDTRGGAALTIKSIVNKPVKFVSTGEKVDAIDIFYPERMADRILGMGDIVSLVERAQEQYDVEEAQKLQKKIAKNQFNLDDFYAQLQQIKKMGNVKDLAGMIPGMSKMMKDVDIGDNAFKGIEAIICSMTKEERKNPDVLNGTRRKRIADGSGTNIQEVNKLIKQFEDTRKMMRLMTNPKNAMRMMRNMQQMGGR
- a CDS encoding acyl-CoA dehydrogenase family protein; the protein is MYILKEEHNLIRESVRDFAEREIKPLARELDDNQKFSVELTKKMGEIGLFGMIVSQEYGGQGLDYLSYIIAVEELARVDSSQAVTVAAGNSLGMNPIYYFGNEKHKKKYLPKLCSGQHLFGFGLTEPNAGSDSRGTKTIAKLEDGKWTINGSKIFITNASSEITLGSIVQVVSGTDKKGEKEFSVIIVENGTPGFTAKVMHDKMMWRASNTAELYFDDCKVPEENLLGERGQGSKIMLSTLDCGRLAIGAMGLGLAQGAFELALQYSKERVQFGKPICKQQAVAFKLADMAMKVELARNLLYKACWLRDNNKPFAMEAAMSKLYCSEIAKEVADEAVQIHGGYGLMKDYDIERFYRDQRLLQIGEGTSEIQRLVIARYLGC
- a CDS encoding Zn-ribbon domain-containing OB-fold protein, which produces MEVARHWRETPERYRMEGVKCSKCGKVLFPARIICPDCKSREFTKYKLSGKGKLFTHTIIRTAPEGFSDLAPYAVGIVELDDGTKILAQITDCNPEELKTGDKLIAKFRRMNEDGKTGMIMYAYKFVPDVGI
- a CDS encoding thiolase domain-containing protein; this translates as MRDIAIIGIGMTKFGELWEKSLRDIAVEAALNCLSDAGTDRIDSITIGCMSGGLFNGQEHLSSLIPDYMGRLGTPAVRVESACASGGMAVRSAFMEVASGMSDYVLALGVEKMNDVDGNQATHALATAADGDYEAFHGINFPGLYALMAKAHMEKYGTTRDQLAEVAVKNHRNGALNPHSQFPMEITKDTVLKSAMVADPLRLFDCSPVTDGAAAVLITTVDEAKKLGKQPLVVISGIGVATDTIQLCQRRDILKLDAIELAGQRALKMAGKTIRDINFAEVHDCFTIAELMVIEALGIVEPGQSGPATVSGLTSLTGKFPINPSGGLKSKGHPVGATGVAQVCEAVLQLRGKAGKRQIKNAKTALTQNMGGSGGSCVIHILEAK